In one Deinococcus detaillensis genomic region, the following are encoded:
- a CDS encoding YhgE/Pip domain-containing protein has protein sequence MPLINDYKILTPAERSLWRQPMMWLSAGAIALVPLLYATIYLDSSLDPYGNLSELPVALVNVDAGTAVRGEQRNIGTETVKTLKKDQRFNYLSYSSVADAEDAVQRGEAYFALSFPKDFSQKALGADSSQHGLINFYISEGGSYFASRVAKTFSASLTDTLNAKLGQNRWKAVQTSLGEVQRGFADIRTATGKLQSGAASLASGTASLSSGAATLQTGARQAAQGAQQLTVGAKTLSGGVSKLTGGSGQLSSAVRQLEAAAPGQKELAPLQQGAANLSGAAGQLAGGLGQLSGGAARLSAGASSADAGAAQLSKGSGQLAAQLPQLQSGLGQLTAAANQLSAGANTANQAAQQVAAGSGQLAQQLPALASGIVSAQQGAGQVGVTPLAQALGKLGVGAQQAAGGAKSLSAGATQLAAGTAQLQSGSQTLASKLGEAEKASSAAVKGASQISAGAAKLQSGTASLSSGAATLAQKTQQAAEGAAALSVGASKLQSGVGQLVGGNLKLKSALGQITAKLPAQADLTQLSGGAATLAEKSGELAAGLNTLSSGATKLSSGAEQASSGAAQLSSGLSTLYSKVPAKIEQLGGDPAGLSQSVLPVIKTFAPVSNNGTGFAPYFMALSLWVGVTLTTFIFPYQQLPQSGRGTSQFARMLRKASVPALLVVIQALLVVLGVHLLGVSYLHPAEVIFTAVASSLTFLVIVLALIFLLGAAGRLIALILLVLQLAASGGSYPVELSPRFFQVIHDYVPVTQSVNAFRHAISGAFKGSYPVFTAVLLGLAVLGILLGLLGRRRWEFVADSDFKPLVSSPIRAND, from the coding sequence ATGCCGCTCATCAACGATTACAAGATTTTAACACCCGCCGAGCGCAGCCTGTGGCGGCAGCCCATGATGTGGCTCTCGGCGGGGGCGATTGCCTTGGTGCCGCTGCTCTACGCCACCATCTATTTGGACAGTTCGCTTGATCCTTACGGCAATTTGTCTGAGCTGCCGGTGGCTTTGGTCAACGTGGACGCCGGAACGGCCGTGCGAGGTGAGCAGCGCAACATTGGGACCGAGACGGTCAAAACCCTCAAAAAAGACCAGCGGTTCAATTACCTGAGCTATAGCAGTGTCGCCGACGCCGAAGACGCCGTGCAGCGCGGCGAGGCTTACTTCGCGCTGAGCTTTCCCAAAGATTTTAGTCAAAAAGCTCTGGGCGCAGACAGCTCTCAGCACGGCCTGATCAATTTTTACATTTCGGAGGGCGGCAGCTATTTTGCCAGTCGGGTGGCCAAGACCTTTTCTGCCAGCCTCACCGACACCCTCAATGCCAAACTCGGCCAAAACCGCTGGAAGGCCGTGCAAACTTCGCTCGGTGAAGTGCAGCGCGGGTTTGCCGACATCCGCACGGCCACCGGCAAGCTGCAAAGCGGCGCGGCCAGCTTGGCAAGCGGCACCGCCTCGCTGAGCAGCGGAGCCGCCACCCTGCAAACCGGAGCGCGTCAGGCGGCGCAGGGCGCTCAGCAACTCACGGTAGGGGCCAAGACCCTTTCCGGTGGCGTGAGTAAGCTTACAGGAGGCAGCGGCCAGCTTTCCAGCGCTGTGCGGCAACTGGAAGCGGCTGCACCGGGTCAAAAGGAACTCGCACCCCTTCAGCAAGGAGCCGCGAACCTCAGCGGCGCGGCGGGCCAACTCGCGGGCGGCCTGGGGCAGCTCAGCGGCGGAGCGGCGCGGCTCTCAGCGGGAGCCAGCTCAGCGGACGCGGGCGCGGCGCAACTGAGCAAGGGCAGCGGGCAACTCGCTGCGCAGTTGCCGCAGCTTCAAAGCGGCTTGGGGCAGCTCACGGCGGCGGCCAATCAGCTTTCAGCCGGAGCCAACACCGCTAATCAAGCCGCGCAGCAAGTCGCGGCGGGCAGTGGGCAACTCGCCCAGCAGCTTCCGGCGTTGGCGAGCGGTATCGTCTCGGCCCAGCAAGGCGCTGGGCAAGTCGGAGTGACTCCACTGGCCCAAGCGCTCGGCAAGCTCGGCGTGGGTGCGCAGCAAGCGGCGGGCGGAGCCAAGTCGCTCAGCGCTGGGGCCACACAACTAGCCGCAGGTACAGCTCAGTTGCAAAGCGGCAGCCAGACACTCGCCAGCAAACTTGGTGAAGCTGAGAAAGCCAGCAGCGCCGCCGTCAAGGGTGCGTCGCAGATCAGCGCGGGCGCGGCCAAACTGCAAAGCGGAACAGCTAGTCTCAGCAGCGGCGCGGCAACCTTAGCCCAAAAAACCCAGCAAGCTGCCGAGGGAGCAGCGGCTCTCAGCGTGGGGGCCAGTAAGCTGCAAAGTGGCGTAGGACAACTTGTCGGCGGCAATCTCAAGCTAAAGAGCGCCCTCGGCCAAATCACCGCCAAGTTACCTGCCCAAGCCGACCTCACTCAGCTCAGCGGCGGCGCGGCGACGTTGGCTGAGAAAAGCGGTGAACTCGCTGCTGGCCTCAACACTCTGAGCAGTGGAGCCACCAAACTCAGCAGCGGAGCAGAGCAAGCCAGCAGCGGGGCGGCCCAACTCAGCAGCGGCCTGAGTACCCTCTACAGCAAGGTGCCTGCCAAGATAGAGCAGCTCGGCGGCGATCCAGCGGGCCTGAGCCAAAGCGTGCTGCCCGTCATTAAGACGTTTGCGCCGGTCAGCAACAATGGCACCGGATTCGCGCCGTACTTCATGGCGCTGAGCTTGTGGGTGGGCGTGACCCTGACCACTTTTATTTTCCCGTATCAGCAGCTTCCCCAAAGCGGGCGTGGCACCTCGCAGTTTGCCCGGATGCTGCGCAAGGCCAGTGTTCCGGCGCTGCTGGTGGTGATTCAGGCCCTGTTGGTGGTGCTGGGCGTGCATCTGCTGGGTGTGAGTTACCTGCACCCCGCCGAAGTTATATTCACGGCGGTGGCCTCCAGCTTGACGTTCCTCGTGATCGTGCTGGCTCTGATCTTTTTGCTGGGCGCGGCGGGTCGCCTCATCGCCCTGATCTTGTTGGTGCTGCAATTGGCGGCGTCGGGCGGCAGCTATCCGGTCGAACTCTCGCCGCGTTTCTTTCAGGTGATTCACGATTACGTGCCGGTTACGCAAAGCGTCAATGCTTTTCGGCATGCCATTTCTGGGGCGTTTAAAGGCAGCTATCCAGTGTTCACGGCGGTGCTGTTGGGACTGGCTGTCTTGGGCATTTTGCTGGGCCTACTGGGGCGGCGCAGGTGGGAGTTTGTGGCCGACAGCGACTTCAAGCCGCTGGTGTCGTCACCGATTCGGGCCAACGACTGA
- the murQ gene encoding N-acetylmuramic acid 6-phosphate etherase, protein MTPPPNTDLISTEQLSTEQPSQQHAQLDEYNTEQLIAAFSADQARAAQAVQKAAAQLTRAVDLAYARLQAGSGRLVYVGAGTSGRLGVLDGVELLPTFSWPPERLVTLIAGGESAMFRAAEGAEDDEALAEADMRAAQLGPNDVLIALAASGTTPYVLTCVRAARSAGALSIGVTNNPGSPLASAVDAPIELDTGPEVISGSTRLKAGTAQKIALNTFSSSLMVQLGKVYGNLMVDLMATNAKLRRRAVRLTQHATGVSETEALSALTASAMHVKTAIVMLKTGLDAQAARERLQAAAGHTKRALKNGGAKSS, encoded by the coding sequence ATGACGCCGCCTCCGAACACCGATCTGATCAGTACCGAGCAACTCAGCACCGAACAGCCCAGCCAGCAACACGCCCAGCTCGACGAATACAACACTGAGCAACTTATCGCGGCGTTTAGCGCTGACCAAGCGCGGGCCGCACAGGCGGTGCAAAAAGCCGCCGCGCAGCTCACGCGGGCGGTTGACCTCGCCTACGCCAGATTGCAGGCGGGCAGCGGGCGCTTGGTTTACGTGGGCGCGGGCACTTCGGGGCGGCTGGGCGTGCTGGACGGGGTGGAACTGCTGCCAACCTTCTCTTGGCCGCCGGAGCGGTTGGTGACGCTGATCGCAGGCGGCGAGAGCGCCATGTTCAGGGCCGCGGAAGGCGCGGAAGACGACGAGGCGTTGGCCGAAGCCGATATGCGGGCGGCGCAGCTCGGCCCCAATGATGTGCTGATCGCACTGGCGGCCAGCGGGACCACTCCGTATGTCCTGACCTGCGTGCGGGCGGCCCGCAGCGCCGGAGCGCTCAGCATCGGCGTGACCAACAACCCCGGCAGCCCACTGGCGAGCGCAGTAGACGCCCCGATTGAGCTGGACACCGGCCCGGAAGTCATCAGCGGCAGCACTCGACTCAAAGCTGGAACCGCCCAGAAAATCGCCCTCAATACCTTTTCCAGCAGCTTGATGGTGCAGCTGGGCAAAGTCTACGGCAATTTGATGGTCGATCTGATGGCCACCAACGCCAAGCTGCGCCGCCGCGCCGTGCGCCTCACCCAGCACGCCACCGGCGTGAGCGAAACGGAAGCTTTGAGCGCCCTGACTGCCTCGGCCATGCACGTCAAAACGGCCATCGTAATGCTCAAAACGGGGCTGGACGCTCAGGCAGCGCGGGAGCGGTTGCAGGCAGCGGCGGGCCACACCAAGCGGGCGCTAAAAAACGGGGGAGCGAAGTCAAGCTGA
- a CDS encoding N-acetylglucosamine kinase produces the protein MSGPPTLLSLDLGASSSKWALYAGEEFLAEGKAVPLSGHLYTPEARQQMVEGLAGIRAEVQSQPAALVAGVTGLQGEYAPMIAELLSRTFGLPPAAIYVTDDLHLAYSAHFAASSGTLVYAGTGSMAYHRTAREDVIRAGGHGFLIDDAGGAFWQGRQGLKVALRQADEGQPEGPLAAALYAAIGSQHWPDIRAHVYAGGRAAVARLAPAVYAAALGNDPEAQAIQRRAGEELARLGRIVSRQVGNDEVAAAGGAFNPLVKRAFVNHVGAQLQLVPSISPLLGGPALARSLGLFAPSLQGVQP, from the coding sequence GTGAGTGGCCCCCCGACACTGCTCAGCCTCGACTTGGGGGCCAGCAGCAGCAAATGGGCGCTCTACGCAGGCGAGGAGTTCCTAGCTGAGGGCAAAGCCGTCCCCCTTTCCGGCCACCTCTACACGCCGGAAGCGCGGCAACAGATGGTCGAGGGACTGGCAGGTATTCGCGCCGAGGTTCAGAGTCAACCCGCCGCACTCGTCGCTGGAGTGACGGGTTTGCAAGGCGAGTACGCCCCAATGATTGCTGAGCTGCTCAGCCGAACGTTTGGCCTGCCACCTGCCGCTATTTACGTCACCGATGATCTTCACCTGGCTTACTCGGCGCACTTTGCTGCGAGTTCCGGCACGCTGGTTTATGCCGGAACCGGCAGCATGGCTTATCACCGCACGGCGCGGGAAGACGTCATTCGGGCGGGCGGGCACGGCTTTTTGATTGACGACGCGGGCGGAGCCTTTTGGCAAGGGCGGCAAGGGCTTAAGGTGGCACTGCGCCAAGCCGACGAAGGGCAGCCAGAAGGTCCGCTAGCGGCGGCGCTGTACGCGGCCATCGGCAGCCAGCACTGGCCCGACATCCGCGCTCATGTCTACGCGGGAGGCCGCGCCGCCGTCGCCCGCCTTGCGCCCGCCGTGTATGCAGCAGCCTTGGGAAATGACCCCGAGGCCCAAGCCATTCAGCGCCGAGCTGGAGAGGAATTGGCGCGGCTGGGCAGGATCGTCAGTAGGCAGGTCGGCAATGATGAGGTCGCGGCGGCGGGTGGGGCCTTCAATCCGCTGGTCAAACGGGCTTTTGTCAATCACGTCGGCGCTCAACTTCAGCTCGTGCCCAGCATCTCTCCCCTGTTGGGCGGCCCGGCGCTGGCCCGCTCCTTGGGGCTTTTTGCTCCCTCTTTGCAAGGAGTTCAGCCATGA
- a CDS encoding cytochrome P450, with protein MTQHPREGTCPFPHSSTPSAAPTAPLTRRQDQLSKTGASIELDERGVYRVHNFQAAREILRDEGVRQAGFMSEMASKMGAMKNAPVLFAEGDTHHAMRRDTARYFTPTSVATYQPMIAKLADELVAELSAKGEVNLDDLSLKLAVEVAAQVVGLTSSRLPGMEKRITSFVDGGGDSEPGSAQIRNRSQALSQQLNLGLFYFLDVKPAIEARKKERRDDLISHLLDKNYSDLEIMTECLTYGTAGMVTTREFISAAAWHLLQNADLRSEYLHGTEKERHAILHEILRLEPVVSTLYRRAEQDLEIDGVSVPKGSLLALNVQEANTDESTVGERPLEVCPARSLPRGVQAPVLAFGDGHHRCPGAFLAIRESDVFLRRLLIWNDLRIVTPPSVSYNEVVKGYELRGFRVALGKGTGQAASA; from the coding sequence ATGACCCAGCATCCTCGCGAGGGCACCTGCCCTTTTCCCCATTCGTCTACTCCATCTGCCGCCCCAACTGCGCCGCTGACCCGCCGCCAAGATCAGCTTTCCAAAACCGGAGCCAGCATTGAGCTGGACGAGCGCGGCGTGTACCGGGTTCACAACTTTCAGGCCGCCCGCGAGATTTTGCGCGACGAGGGCGTGCGGCAAGCTGGTTTCATGTCCGAGATGGCCAGCAAGATGGGCGCAATGAAAAACGCGCCGGTGCTGTTTGCCGAGGGTGACACCCACCACGCCATGCGCCGCGACACCGCCCGCTACTTCACGCCGACTTCGGTGGCCACCTACCAGCCGATGATCGCCAAGCTGGCCGACGAGTTGGTCGCTGAGCTGAGCGCCAAAGGTGAAGTCAATCTGGATGATCTGAGCCTCAAGCTGGCCGTCGAGGTGGCCGCGCAGGTGGTGGGCCTGACCAGCAGCCGACTGCCCGGCATGGAAAAGCGCATCACTTCGTTTGTGGACGGCGGCGGCGACAGCGAACCCGGCTCGGCGCAGATTCGCAACCGCAGTCAGGCACTGAGCCAACAGCTCAACTTGGGGCTGTTTTACTTTCTGGACGTCAAACCGGCCATCGAAGCCCGCAAAAAAGAGCGCCGCGACGATCTAATCAGCCATCTGCTCGACAAGAACTACAGCGACCTCGAAATCATGACCGAGTGCTTGACCTACGGCACGGCGGGCATGGTCACGACGCGGGAGTTTATCAGCGCCGCCGCTTGGCACCTGCTACAAAACGCTGATCTGAGAAGCGAATACCTGCACGGCACCGAAAAGGAGCGCCACGCCATTTTGCACGAGATTTTGCGGCTTGAGCCGGTGGTGTCCACCCTCTACCGCCGCGCAGAGCAAGATTTGGAGATTGACGGCGTCAGCGTGCCTAAGGGCAGCTTGCTGGCGCTCAACGTACAGGAAGCCAACACCGACGAATCCACGGTGGGTGAGCGCCCGCTGGAAGTCTGCCCGGCCCGCAGCTTGCCACGCGGCGTTCAGGCCCCGGTGCTGGCGTTTGGCGACGGCCACCACCGCTGCCCCGGCGCGTTTTTGGCGATCCGGGAAAGCGACGTGTTTTTGCGCCGCTTGCTGATCTGGAATGATCTGCGGATCGTCACGCCGCCGAGCGTGAGTTACAACGAAGTGGTCAAGGGCTACGAGCTACGCGGTTTTCGGGTGGCGCTGGGAAAAGGGACAGGCCAAGCAGCGTCAGCTTAA
- a CDS encoding MarR family winged helix-turn-helix transcriptional regulator, with product MLPDSSAPDLAAQPLRFLNAYWTLWQALAQPVDSALVRLHDLDLRAFIALSYVQGGMTSPGELSVTMSIPKYEVSRTLDRLTKLGAITRRSDPANARRRTLGVTPSGQALWASALATVQAVTQPPLEALGPLEALTLGLEQLAAHAQRCTVQHLTPHPSPTSPEQP from the coding sequence GTGCTGCCCGACTCCTCTGCTCCCGACCTCGCCGCCCAGCCACTGCGCTTCCTGAATGCTTACTGGACGCTGTGGCAAGCGCTGGCGCAGCCGGTAGACAGCGCTCTGGTTCGGCTACACGACCTCGATTTGCGGGCCTTTATTGCTCTGAGCTACGTACAGGGCGGCATGACCTCGCCCGGCGAATTGTCTGTCACCATGAGCATTCCCAAATACGAGGTCAGCCGCACCCTAGACCGCCTCACCAAGCTGGGAGCCATTACCCGCCGCAGCGACCCCGCCAATGCCCGCCGCCGCACCCTCGGCGTCACCCCGTCTGGGCAGGCGCTGTGGGCTTCGGCGCTGGCCACCGTGCAAGCGGTTACGCAGCCGCCACTTGAGGCGCTGGGGCCGCTGGAAGCGCTGACCCTCGGCTTGGAGCAGTTGGCCGCCCACGCCCAGCGCTGCACCGTTCAGCACCTTACTCCTCACCCTTCCCCCACCTCACCGGAGCAACCATGA
- a CDS encoding GGDEF domain-containing protein, whose protein sequence is MNASPRAPHSVTRVARSGNTAHAQQLRLKRTFLGMVTHLGTTLIVIACFVTGMLTAVHLTHYLVGITVVCATFLLLIFTNINLRFRDPSMTAAQIILTMWPAGCVMFYVSEPQARVPFLLLGAVGVLFGVFALNFRSMLLVCGGVLASYIAVILALVLWAPERVDLHIEAISAFAFAVVLLLITYIGSYMAALRRTVRDRNTRLQEVNIHLEKALEELHDLATRDHLTRLPNRRSALEHLEQAIFQEKSRPSGERVVCVGLLDIDHFKRVNDAYGHHVGDQVLCAVASTLQKTIPQGDFVGRYGGEEFLLIFTASTAAAAYKAAERVKPQNVYGRRYPCSRPRACLQITGLLPPSVSHATGLAKHWKLTLSARTQRSTKPSTEDGTVRFSTNLYSFFSGAAAA, encoded by the coding sequence GTGAATGCTTCACCACGAGCTCCCCATTCGGTGACGCGAGTTGCCCGTTCTGGAAATACTGCCCACGCACAGCAGTTGCGCCTCAAGCGAACCTTTCTGGGTATGGTCACGCACTTGGGAACCACCCTTATCGTTATCGCCTGTTTCGTTACAGGCATGCTTACAGCCGTGCACCTGACGCATTATCTGGTGGGTATCACCGTCGTTTGCGCAACGTTCCTGCTCCTGATTTTCACCAACATCAATCTCCGTTTCAGGGACCCGAGTATGACTGCTGCTCAGATCATTCTCACCATGTGGCCGGCTGGTTGCGTCATGTTTTACGTTTCCGAGCCCCAAGCACGGGTACCGTTTTTGCTGCTGGGTGCCGTCGGAGTTCTGTTTGGGGTGTTTGCCCTGAATTTCCGCTCCATGCTGCTCGTCTGTGGGGGCGTGCTCGCTTCATACATCGCGGTGATCTTGGCTTTGGTGCTCTGGGCTCCTGAACGCGTTGATCTGCATATTGAGGCCATTTCTGCCTTCGCGTTCGCTGTGGTTCTGTTGCTGATCACCTACATCGGCAGCTACATGGCGGCCTTGCGGCGAACCGTACGGGACCGCAACACGCGACTGCAAGAAGTGAACATCCATTTGGAGAAGGCCCTGGAAGAACTGCATGATCTGGCCACCCGAGATCACCTGACCCGCCTACCGAACCGCCGATCTGCTTTAGAGCACTTGGAACAAGCAATTTTTCAGGAGAAGTCGCGGCCTTCCGGGGAGAGAGTGGTCTGCGTTGGACTGCTGGACATTGACCACTTCAAGCGGGTCAATGATGCTTACGGACATCATGTTGGCGACCAGGTGTTGTGCGCGGTGGCCAGTACGTTACAAAAGACGATACCGCAAGGCGATTTCGTGGGCCGTTACGGTGGTGAGGAATTTCTACTTATCTTTACTGCATCTACGGCAGCGGCAGCTTATAAAGCCGCAGAACGTGTAAAGCCGCAGAACGTGTACGGCAGGCGTTACCCGTGCTCCAGACCGAGAGCTTGCCTCCAGATTACCGGATTACTGCCTCCCTCGGTCTCACATGCTACCGGGCTGGCGAAACACTGGAAGCTAACCTTGAGCGCACGGACACAGCGCTCTACGAAGCCAAGCACCGAGGACGGAACTGTACGGTTCTCGACGAATCTCTATAGCTTTTTCTCAGGGGCCGCAGCGGCCTGA
- a CDS encoding fibronectin type III domain-containing protein: MRTLLTLSLTALLGLGSVLAQPANKLLVLGLGQKSSVLLRLPILPAGLPDAGYVVKRSGAGGTQTFTVKPLNKLEAVGKYKLDPDDYDLTVGALAALNDDKLSADERGFLLLNLLSTVSNPNLARALGLIFEDSNLAAGSYSYSVTAGTQNLGTVTAQVGKDVPLSAPNALKVSPATRQAALTWPRGDDLVVSYRVQRALGSGDFANLTESPQLSNRGEAPKFGDTKLDSKQSYRYRVTALDVFGRESAPSNVVTLEARLAFPISVPLITTVKNNQNQVELGWDKVTDAGIKEITVLRGDRPGKLAPLTKLPPGATTYTDKSAPPASPRYYALQVSDGSRQSDPSPERVGRAYNETPPSAPKALKAEGSETAIALSWAANAEKDIDGYNVYRAEIGVSGNAPVVLLNGEPIKTPVFKDAIPQGIESQFKYTVKAVNTSGVEGEASSAVLAELTDKTPPQAPLLIHAQSAAGKVAIIFTLAPTPDLKEYEIYRAAQNETEPVKVATLPPDSLGYLDSKVRGGVQYSYAVVAVDLRGNRSNASNVLSAEPPTQKLSAPAGLRAVLGKDQVSLSWTDSQDALAYYVFRWEGQRRVQIAGPLIKPQYAEAARKGARYSVQAVDAAGTAGPMSAAVDAK; the protein is encoded by the coding sequence ATGCGAACCCTGTTGACCCTCTCCCTCACGGCCTTGCTAGGCCTCGGTTCGGTGCTGGCCCAACCTGCCAACAAGCTCCTCGTTCTCGGCCTCGGCCAGAAATCAAGCGTGCTGCTGCGGCTGCCGATTTTGCCCGCTGGTCTGCCCGACGCCGGATACGTCGTCAAGCGCTCCGGCGCTGGCGGCACGCAAACCTTCACCGTCAAGCCGCTCAACAAGCTCGAAGCGGTGGGCAAATACAAACTCGACCCTGACGACTACGACCTGACGGTGGGCGCACTGGCCGCACTCAACGACGACAAACTCAGCGCCGACGAACGCGGGTTTTTGCTGCTCAACTTGCTCAGCACCGTGAGCAATCCCAATCTGGCCCGCGCCTTGGGCCTCATTTTTGAAGATTCCAACTTGGCGGCGGGCAGCTACAGCTACAGCGTCACGGCGGGGACTCAGAACCTCGGTACGGTGACAGCTCAGGTGGGCAAAGACGTGCCCTTGTCTGCGCCCAATGCCCTCAAAGTTTCGCCCGCGACCCGCCAAGCCGCCCTGACCTGGCCGCGCGGTGACGACCTAGTGGTGTCTTACCGCGTGCAGCGTGCGCTGGGCAGCGGCGACTTTGCCAACCTGACCGAGAGTCCCCAGCTCAGCAACCGGGGTGAAGCCCCCAAGTTCGGCGACACCAAGCTCGATTCCAAACAAAGCTACCGCTACCGCGTCACCGCCCTAGACGTGTTTGGGCGCGAGAGTGCGCCGAGTAACGTCGTCACGCTGGAAGCCCGCCTCGCCTTTCCGATCTCGGTTCCGCTAATCACCACCGTCAAAAACAACCAAAATCAGGTTGAACTCGGCTGGGACAAGGTGACAGACGCGGGCATCAAAGAAATTACCGTACTGCGCGGCGACCGTCCCGGCAAGCTCGCGCCGCTGACTAAGCTGCCGCCGGGAGCCACCACCTACACCGACAAGAGCGCACCGCCCGCCAGCCCGCGCTACTACGCTCTGCAAGTCAGCGACGGCAGCCGCCAGAGCGACCCCAGTCCCGAGCGGGTGGGCCGCGCCTACAACGAAACGCCGCCCAGCGCTCCTAAAGCGCTGAAAGCCGAGGGCAGCGAAACGGCGATTGCCCTGAGTTGGGCGGCCAACGCCGAGAAAGACATCGACGGCTACAACGTCTACCGCGCCGAGATCGGGGTGAGCGGCAACGCCCCGGTGGTGCTGCTCAACGGCGAACCCATCAAAACCCCAGTGTTCAAAGACGCCATCCCACAGGGTATTGAGAGCCAGTTCAAGTACACCGTCAAGGCCGTCAACACCTCCGGTGTGGAGGGGGAAGCGTCCAGCGCGGTGCTGGCAGAGCTGACCGACAAGACCCCACCCCAAGCGCCGCTGCTGATCCACGCTCAATCGGCGGCGGGCAAGGTGGCGATCATCTTTACGCTCGCGCCCACGCCTGATCTCAAGGAATATGAGATTTACCGCGCCGCCCAGAATGAAACCGAGCCGGTCAAAGTGGCGACCCTGCCGCCTGATAGCCTCGGCTACCTCGACAGCAAAGTGCGCGGCGGCGTGCAGTACAGCTACGCGGTGGTGGCCGTGGATTTGCGCGGCAACCGCTCCAATGCCTCCAATGTGTTGTCTGCTGAGCCGCCCACCCAAAAGCTGAGCGCTCCGGCGGGCCTCAGAGCGGTGCTGGGCAAAGATCAGGTCAGCTTGAGCTGGACGGATTCGCAAGACGCTTTGGCCTACTACGTGTTCCGCTGGGAGGGGCAACGCCGGGTTCAAATTGCTGGGCCGCTCATCAAGCCGCAGTACGCCGAGGCCGCCCGCAAAGGCGCTCGCTACAGCGTGCAGGCCGTAGACGCAGCGGGCACGGCGGGGCCGATGTCGGCGGCGGTGGACGCCAAGTAA
- a CDS encoding COG1361 family protein, with product MRRLFALLTSLLLAAPISAQGTVGVDPVARLFTAKPGDSVTQDLNIYNPNADPASLRVAVYLSDMDISETGETKYLSAGTLPESLKNWMTFSPTSLDLGGQQTQNVRYTVQVPKDAAPGTHWIMLMLEGQDAAPVPGKTLASFRLRVAHTVYVNVEPIKRSGEISGIFDQVPQTADRPYTIGVQYRNTGNAVSGVQGRVELRDAGGERIATLPLNLDVALPNHTLLLQASLTGPVPKGQYSALVVLNDGDPSRELLGEHVLSLPFDLTAPAPLPAPGAAGK from the coding sequence ATGCGCCGCCTTTTCGCTTTACTCACTTCTCTTCTCCTTGCTGCGCCGATCAGCGCTCAGGGCACGGTCGGCGTCGACCCAGTGGCGCGGCTGTTTACGGCCAAGCCGGGCGACAGCGTTACTCAAGACCTCAATATCTACAATCCCAACGCCGACCCGGCCTCGCTGCGGGTGGCGGTTTACTTATCCGATATGGACATCAGCGAAACCGGCGAAACCAAGTACCTCAGCGCCGGAACCTTGCCGGAAAGCCTCAAAAACTGGATGACGTTTTCACCGACCTCACTCGATTTGGGCGGGCAGCAAACCCAGAACGTGCGCTACACCGTGCAGGTGCCCAAAGACGCCGCGCCCGGCACCCACTGGATCATGCTGATGCTGGAGGGCCAAGACGCCGCGCCAGTGCCCGGCAAAACGCTGGCGTCGTTCCGGCTGCGGGTGGCCCATACCGTTTACGTCAACGTGGAGCCAATCAAGCGCTCCGGCGAGATCAGCGGCATTTTCGATCAGGTGCCCCAAACAGCAGACCGTCCCTACACCATCGGCGTGCAGTACCGCAACACCGGCAACGCCGTGAGCGGAGTGCAGGGCCGAGTCGAGCTGCGTGACGCGGGCGGCGAACGGATTGCCACGCTGCCGCTCAATTTGGACGTGGCGCTACCGAATCACACCTTGCTGCTCCAGGCCAGCCTTACCGGGCCAGTTCCCAAAGGGCAGTACAGCGCCCTCGTCGTGCTCAATGACGGCGACCCCAGCCGGGAGCTGCTCGGCGAGCATGTCTTGAGCTTGCCGTTTGATCTGACCGCCCCCGCTCCACTGCCTGCGCCCGGCGCAGCGGGGAAATAA